Proteins encoded together in one Ignavibacteria bacterium window:
- a CDS encoding phospholipase D-like domain-containing protein, which yields MYIRKHFLLVLLFLLFTVFVRAQSIFQIVESVPVETVLEESKLPRTTDVWIEMIKSAKKSIDMETFYIANEKGEPLELVINEIIVAANRGVQVRIIIDENFYSRYPESDKVFRNIPNIFLKKIPFGKIAGGVMHAKYFVVDKEDLFLGSQNFDYRALKHIHELGVRVKDKNLAVMFMRIFETDWQLCDDYSDLNIKQLKSKSSKRIYTYKNKRTLHTLDYGKVKLYPAFSPNDLVNKGFAKEETELVRFIRNAKDKLYINYFSYSTKGKSKDSPFTTIDDEIRRAAERGVDVKIIFSDWAIKKDAIDRIKELSKVNGIEVKLSTIPQYSDGFIPYSRVQHCKMMVSDKYSWISTANFERSYFYECRNATFIIDNRKVREDLESVFMRVWNSGYAGMVDVNKEYKSVKRD from the coding sequence ATGTACATAAGAAAACATTTTTTACTCGTTCTGTTATTTCTTCTGTTTACAGTATTCGTTCGTGCACAATCCATTTTCCAGATTGTGGAATCTGTTCCTGTGGAAACAGTTCTCGAAGAGTCTAAATTACCCCGTACAACAGATGTCTGGATTGAAATGATAAAGTCTGCAAAGAAGTCTATTGACATGGAAACATTCTACATCGCAAATGAAAAGGGCGAACCTCTTGAATTAGTTATAAACGAAATTATTGTTGCCGCAAATAGGGGAGTACAGGTTAGAATTATTATCGACGAAAACTTCTATAGCAGATATCCGGAAAGCGATAAAGTGTTCAGAAATATTCCGAATATTTTCCTGAAGAAAATTCCATTTGGAAAAATTGCAGGCGGAGTAATGCATGCAAAGTATTTTGTCGTTGACAAAGAAGACCTCTTTCTCGGAAGCCAGAACTTTGATTACCGCGCTTTAAAACACATACACGAACTCGGCGTGAGGGTTAAAGATAAAAACCTTGCAGTAATGTTTATGAGAATCTTTGAAACTGACTGGCAGCTTTGCGATGATTATTCTGACCTAAACATTAAACAGTTGAAATCTAAATCGTCTAAGAGGATTTACACTTATAAGAATAAACGAACTCTTCACACACTTGACTACGGCAAAGTGAAACTGTATCCCGCATTCAGTCCTAATGACCTTGTCAACAAAGGGTTTGCAAAAGAAGAAACAGAACTTGTTAGATTTATTCGAAATGCAAAGGACAAACTTTATATCAACTATTTTTCATATTCTACAAAAGGCAAGAGTAAAGATTCTCCTTTCACAACAATAGACGACGAAATCAGAAGAGCGGCTGAGAGGGGAGTCGATGTTAAAATTATTTTCTCTGACTGGGCTATAAAAAAGGATGCAATTGACCGGATTAAAGAACTTTCAAAGGTAAATGGAATCGAAGTTAAGCTTTCAACTATACCACAATACAGCGATGGATTTATACCTTATTCCCGCGTCCAGCATTGCAAGATGATGGTAAGTGATAAGTATTCATGGATAAGCACTGCAAACTTTGAACGCAGCTATTTTTACGAATGCCGTAATGCTACGTTCATAATCGATAACCGAAAAGTAAGAGAAGATCTCGAAAGTGTATTTATGCGAGTCTGGAACAGCGGCTATGCCGGGATGGTTGATGTTAACAAAGAATATAAATCAGTAAAAAGGGATTAA
- a CDS encoding phosphatase PAP2-related protein, whose amino-acid sequence MINNWNAYFKQKNSALILIITIIVLILCVSSLAKFIAYVEGRPGVVLDDPVFYWFNAVDLNIPVFALIYLSILTCMLYLAVNHPNDLIVALQTYSLLVLVRMAMMYVVPLETPVGTIDLNDPLVFVIGTGTKITKDLFFSGHTSTLFMIFLVTHKRWLKYVYLVNTFLVGSFVILQKVHYSIDVFVAPFVAYGCYRIILHLNTKLFPKSQL is encoded by the coding sequence ATGATAAATAATTGGAACGCATACTTCAAACAGAAAAATTCAGCACTGATTCTTATTATCACGATTATTGTACTAATTTTATGTGTATCCTCGCTCGCAAAGTTTATTGCTTATGTCGAAGGTCGCCCGGGAGTAGTACTCGATGACCCCGTATTCTATTGGTTTAATGCTGTCGATTTGAACATACCGGTTTTTGCCCTGATATATCTTTCAATATTGACATGTATGTTGTATCTCGCTGTTAATCATCCGAACGATTTAATTGTTGCACTACAGACATACTCATTACTCGTTCTTGTCCGCATGGCTATGATGTACGTTGTTCCTCTCGAGACGCCTGTTGGCACTATAGACCTTAATGACCCTCTGGTATTTGTCATTGGCACAGGTACAAAAATCACTAAAGACCTTTTCTTTTCAGGTCATACTTCAACTCTCTTCATGATTTTTCTGGTAACACATAAACGCTGGCTGAAGTACGTGTACCTTGTAAATACATTTCTTGTGGGTTCATTTGTTATTCTTCAGAAAGTTCATTATTCAATCGATGTCTTTGTCGCTCCATTCGTTGCTTACGGTTGCTACAGAATAATTCTTCATTTAAATACAAAGTTGTTTCCGAAATCACAATTATAA
- the dnaG gene encoding DNA primase: MKIPDEIFEEILRSNDIVDVISSYLQLRRRGKSFLGLCPFHPDKNPSLNVSQDKQLYHCFSCKAGGNVITFVQEYEKITPMEAVEKLAQRVGITLGKFSSRPDISNEITKLFDINQRAAKYFHESLMTVGEQEKEMVWDYLDKRGLDRSIITKFGIGYARSSWHSLENYFIEEGVYTHSDLELAGLVIRSEKDFKYHDRFRGRLIFPIFNESGKVIGFGGRILKGDDDTAKYINSPETRIYYKSKTLYGLNFAKDSIRSNDSVILVEGYMDVVSLYQSEVTNVVASSGTALTEEQISLISRYTKNVILLYDSDLAGIKAAKRGIELILDKGLNIKVVTLPDGEDPDSFVKTHGKAAFEREIEKSQSIVSFISSIYEREGKLSTPEEKSDFVKEIIQYIVRMPDRIKGMFYIKELAEKYKLYESDMRDEYNRAAKKYKQTQFPKSSVVIPERKSYGKREGDRRPPQAEIEFVNMFVRGDFKNPTYLKGVNYLVDNVYIDYISNKIILKTVEMLLDVWHNEEKIDVAILISTIEDEEIKALLLSQTKQKYEIIPTEHLPPDSILSIVERTPIDYQKMAKDIINMLKLNSVNRKIRESIKKSSSIEENRELLDEKKKVIRKSEKTNSQEKRKPEKNK; the protein is encoded by the coding sequence ATGAAGATACCCGATGAAATATTTGAAGAGATACTAAGGTCAAACGACATTGTTGACGTAATTTCATCATACTTACAGCTCAGACGCAGAGGAAAATCCTTTTTGGGGCTTTGCCCCTTTCATCCCGACAAGAATCCTTCGCTGAACGTATCGCAGGATAAGCAACTTTACCACTGTTTTTCATGCAAGGCGGGCGGGAATGTTATCACGTTTGTTCAGGAGTATGAAAAAATCACTCCAATGGAAGCAGTTGAAAAACTTGCACAGAGGGTTGGAATAACACTTGGAAAGTTTTCATCAAGACCCGACATCTCAAATGAAATTACAAAACTTTTTGACATTAATCAAAGAGCAGCGAAATATTTTCATGAAAGCCTGATGACAGTTGGCGAGCAGGAAAAGGAAATGGTATGGGACTACCTCGACAAACGGGGGCTTGACAGGAGCATCATCACGAAATTCGGAATCGGTTATGCACGCAGCAGCTGGCATTCGCTCGAAAACTACTTTATAGAAGAAGGAGTTTACACACATTCAGATCTTGAACTTGCAGGGCTTGTAATCAGGTCGGAGAAAGATTTTAAGTATCACGACAGGTTCAGAGGCAGACTAATATTTCCCATCTTCAACGAAAGCGGCAAGGTTATCGGATTTGGAGGCAGAATTCTTAAGGGTGATGACGACACTGCAAAGTACATAAACTCACCTGAGACGAGAATTTATTATAAAAGTAAAACGCTTTACGGGCTTAACTTTGCTAAGGACAGCATACGCTCGAACGATTCTGTAATACTTGTTGAAGGATACATGGATGTTGTTTCGCTATATCAATCTGAAGTTACAAATGTTGTTGCATCGAGCGGAACGGCTTTGACAGAAGAACAGATAAGTTTGATTTCCAGATACACAAAGAATGTCATTCTTCTGTACGACTCTGACTTGGCGGGCATCAAAGCGGCGAAGAGAGGGATTGAACTTATACTTGACAAAGGATTAAACATTAAAGTAGTAACGCTTCCGGACGGAGAGGACCCAGATTCATTCGTAAAGACTCACGGTAAAGCAGCATTTGAAAGAGAAATTGAAAAGAGCCAATCGATAGTTTCTTTCATCAGTTCGATTTACGAGAGAGAAGGAAAACTTTCAACACCGGAAGAGAAATCTGACTTCGTGAAAGAAATAATTCAGTACATTGTGAGAATGCCAGACAGAATAAAAGGCATGTTTTACATAAAGGAACTTGCAGAAAAATACAAACTGTATGAATCCGATATGAGGGACGAGTACAACAGAGCAGCAAAGAAGTACAAGCAGACACAGTTTCCTAAATCTTCGGTAGTTATTCCAGAAAGAAAATCATACGGAAAGAGAGAAGGCGACAGAAGACCGCCGCAGGCAGAGATTGAATTTGTAAATATGTTTGTTAGAGGAGATTTTAAAAACCCAACATACTTAAAGGGTGTAAATTATCTTGTTGACAACGTTTACATAGATTACATATCAAACAAGATAATACTGAAAACCGTAGAAATGCTTCTCGACGTTTGGCACAACGAAGAGAAGATAGATGTTGCGATACTCATATCAACTATTGAAGACGAAGAAATAAAAGCTCTTTTATTAAGCCAGACAAAACAGAAATACGAAATAATACCAACAGAGCATTTGCCGCCAGACAGCATTTTATCTATAGTTGAACGGACACCGATCGATTACCAGAAAATGGCAAAGGATATAATCAACATGCTGAAACTGAACAGTGTTAACAGGAAAATCAGGGAGTCGATTAAGAAATCAAGCAGTATTGAAGAGAACAGGGAACTACTCGACGAGAAGAAAAAAGTTATCAGGAAAAGTGAAAAAACAAATTCACAAGAAAAAAGAAAGCCTGAAAAGAATAAATAG
- a CDS encoding DUF4870 domain-containing protein yields MQQENLSNEERLMAMLSHLSLLFGGIILPIILWATQKDKSRFIRYHALQSIFFQIAYVVLLVFLICIFALLIIFIGLGFGLITATSTSGSGELSIALILFIVLFYGLIFISLFGAMGYEIYLAVKSYHGAYTKIPIIGNIIYKKVYGS; encoded by the coding sequence ATGCAGCAGGAAAACCTCTCTAACGAAGAAAGATTAATGGCAATGCTCTCGCATCTGTCTCTGCTTTTCGGCGGAATTATACTCCCCATTATCCTCTGGGCAACACAGAAAGATAAATCACGCTTTATTCGTTACCATGCTCTACAATCAATATTCTTTCAAATAGCTTACGTTGTCCTTCTTGTTTTCCTTATTTGTATTTTCGCTCTTCTCATAATATTTATTGGTCTTGGATTCGGACTTATTACAGCAACATCAACATCCGGCTCGGGGGAATTATCTATAGCATTAATTCTTTTCATAGTTTTATTTTACGGATTGATTTTTATTTCCTTATTCGGTGCTATGGGCTACGAAATCTATCTCGCAGTAAAATCCTACCACGGCGCCTACACCAAAATCCCAATAATCGGCAACATAATCTACAAAAAGGTTTACGGCAGCTAA
- the tatA gene encoding twin-arginine translocase TatA/TatE family subunit, protein MFGLGTPEIILIIVVVLVLFGAKKIPELMQGIGKGVKEFKKATTDIEKDITEAANTEVKPEKKTE, encoded by the coding sequence ATGTTCGGTCTTGGAACACCTGAAATAATATTAATAATCGTAGTCGTTCTTGTTCTTTTTGGCGCTAAGAAAATTCCTGAACTTATGCAGGGTATCGGAAAAGGCGTTAAAGAATTCAAAAAAGCAACGACCGATATTGAAAAAGATATAACTGAAGCCGCAAATACAGAAGTTAAACCTGAAAAGAAAACCGAATAG
- the purQ gene encoding phosphoribosylformylglycinamidine synthase subunit PurQ yields the protein MSKAKVGVVVFPGSNCDHDAYHVFKDIVGVDTKFLWHKEGNVGDRNIILLPGGFSYGDYLRCGAISRFSSIMQDVVRFANNGGIVIGICNGFQILCESGLLPGALLKNENLKFICKSVSLKVENNKSIFTYKYGIKENISIPIAHGEGNYFCSEDTLAGLIGNNQILFTYNENPNGSVYNIAGIQNLNRNVMGMMPHPERASDPNVGGTDGVRLLQGIAESVI from the coding sequence ATGTCAAAAGCAAAAGTCGGCGTTGTCGTATTCCCCGGTTCAAACTGCGACCATGACGCATACCATGTATTCAAGGATATAGTAGGAGTTGATACTAAATTCCTCTGGCATAAAGAAGGAAATGTTGGCGATAGAAATATAATCCTTCTCCCTGGCGGATTTTCTTACGGCGATTATCTTCGCTGCGGTGCTATCTCCCGTTTCTCTTCTATTATGCAGGATGTCGTTAGATTTGCTAACAACGGCGGTATAGTAATCGGTATCTGCAATGGCTTCCAAATACTATGCGAATCAGGATTGCTTCCGGGTGCACTTCTCAAAAACGAAAACCTGAAGTTTATTTGCAAATCTGTGTCCTTGAAAGTGGAAAATAATAAGAGTATTTTTACCTACAAGTACGGGATTAAGGAAAATATAAGCATTCCTATTGCTCACGGCGAAGGTAATTATTTCTGCAGTGAAGATACCCTCGCAGGATTGATAGGTAACAACCAGATATTGTTTACGTACAATGAAAACCCGAATGGTTCTGTCTATAACATAGCGGGTATTCAAAACCTTAACCGTAATGTTATGGGCATGATGCCTCATCCCGAAAGAGCCTCCGACCCGAATGTTGGCGGTACGGACGGAGTAAGGCTTCTGCAGGGCATAGCGGAAAGTGTTATTTAA
- the purS gene encoding phosphoribosylformylglycinamidine synthase subunit PurS — protein sequence MYTARILITLRKTILDPQGKAVEHSLKSLGYGNIVDTRIGKYIELKIDVPDEFQANTITEEACKKLLANPVMEDYSFEIFKDGE from the coding sequence ATGTACACAGCAAGGATATTGATTACCCTAAGAAAAACCATTCTCGACCCTCAGGGCAAAGCAGTTGAACACTCTCTTAAATCACTCGGTTACGGTAATATCGTTGATACACGTATCGGTAAATATATTGAACTTAAGATTGATGTTCCTGATGAATTTCAGGCAAATACTATTACTGAAGAAGCATGTAAAAAACTTCTTGCTAACCCCGTCATGGAAGACTATTCCTTCGAAATTTTTAAAGACGGAGAGTAG
- a CDS encoding sigma-70 family RNA polymerase sigma factor translates to MPEYRSNTDEELILMFQNDDVNAFNEIVFRYKNKVVNFLYRYTGSREEAEDLAQDTFVKVYRSKHLYKEIAKFSTWFYTIAVNTAKTNAKKKSKMSTISLSDFDPENDKDYELTDKGFTPEETANAGIENYHIQQAINSLDEDFKNIIILRDIEDLEYEEIMKITGLPMGTVKSRINRGREKLKKILSDIYPYNEK, encoded by the coding sequence TTGCCGGAATACAGGAGTAATACCGACGAAGAACTTATTCTGATGTTTCAAAATGATGACGTCAATGCGTTCAATGAAATTGTATTCAGGTATAAGAATAAAGTTGTAAACTTTCTTTATAGGTACACAGGCAGCAGGGAAGAAGCGGAAGACCTGGCACAGGATACTTTTGTTAAAGTTTATCGCTCGAAGCATTTGTACAAAGAGATTGCAAAGTTTTCAACGTGGTTCTATACTATTGCTGTTAATACAGCAAAAACAAATGCTAAGAAAAAAAGCAAAATGAGTACAATTTCTTTAAGCGACTTCGACCCCGAGAATGATAAGGACTATGAACTCACTGATAAAGGTTTCACTCCTGAAGAAACAGCAAACGCAGGTATTGAGAACTATCATATTCAACAGGCAATTAATTCGCTTGATGAAGATTTTAAGAACATTATTATTCTGAGGGATATTGAAGACCTTGAATATGAAGAAATTATGAAAATAACAGGTTTGCCTATGGGAACAGTGAAATCAAGGATTAACCGCGGTAGAGAAAAACTAAAGAAAATTTTAAGCGATATTTATCCTTACAATGAAAAGTGA
- the holA gene encoding DNA polymerase III subunit delta: protein MAKANNQGSKYSVTYRAFRNKILKSPPPAMLLFLSEKVLIKEIISDLAAEFIGKKYNPRENLKTFFSDETSIEEVINECSNLSFLSEKKIIIYRIVKKTGTRGMQKDAKTGFLNYLKNPNPDNLLILLNADKEFTFSNFEEFENTGIQIYVVSKDTQSELLEWCRDQLKGYEVDEDALIHLLQFVNPSYDEIFTEIEKLKTFCMDSEKITIKDVNLCVGMTKDFTEQNLFEAILNRNFEKAIEIYNNMSGKQTDSSKEVELRFVGYMNNLFINIHKLQDPILKNMSEGFNLYKELKLYKEGPKMYNLYKNYMSGVNELKIQRAFDYIYQTDKTLKFSEKDKRLVINNLIHNLVNL, encoded by the coding sequence ATGGCAAAAGCTAACAACCAGGGATCGAAATATTCCGTAACTTACAGAGCTTTCAGGAACAAAATCCTGAAATCGCCGCCCCCGGCTATGCTTCTGTTTCTTTCCGAAAAGGTTCTTATCAAAGAAATCATTTCCGACCTTGCAGCAGAATTTATCGGGAAGAAATATAATCCCAGAGAAAACCTTAAAACATTTTTCTCGGATGAAACTTCAATCGAAGAAGTTATTAATGAATGCTCGAACCTGAGTTTCCTGTCCGAGAAAAAAATAATCATATATAGGATAGTCAAAAAAACAGGCACAAGGGGTATGCAGAAAGATGCAAAAACAGGTTTTCTTAATTATCTCAAAAATCCGAATCCTGATAATCTGCTTATTCTTCTAAACGCAGATAAGGAATTCACTTTCTCTAACTTTGAAGAGTTTGAAAATACTGGTATACAGATTTATGTAGTTTCAAAAGATACACAATCGGAACTGCTCGAATGGTGCCGCGATCAGCTTAAAGGTTACGAGGTCGATGAGGATGCACTAATCCACCTTCTGCAATTTGTAAATCCTTCTTACGACGAAATATTCACTGAAATTGAAAAGCTCAAAACCTTCTGCATGGATTCGGAAAAAATTACGATAAAGGATGTTAATCTTTGCGTTGGTATGACAAAAGATTTTACCGAACAAAACCTTTTCGAAGCTATTCTTAACCGAAACTTTGAAAAAGCCATAGAAATTTACAACAACATGAGCGGAAAACAGACCGATTCATCTAAAGAGGTCGAGCTTAGGTTTGTCGGTTACATGAATAATCTGTTCATCAACATTCATAAACTTCAGGACCCCATTTTAAAGAATATGTCCGAGGGTTTCAACCTGTATAAAGAGCTCAAATTGTACAAAGAGGGTCCGAAAATGTACAATCTGTATAAAAACTACATGTCAGGCGTGAATGAACTTAAAATTCAAAGAGCTTTTGATTATATTTATCAAACTGATAAAACCTTAAAATTTTCGGAGAAAGATAAAAGACTGGTTATTAACAATCTTATTCATAACCTTGTGAATCTTTAA
- the cysS gene encoding cysteine--tRNA ligase: MNKLFLYNTLSRTKEEFIPIEQGKVGMYCCGPTVYNFAHIGNLRAYFFEDILKRVLLYNGYDVTHVMNITDVGHLVSDDDEGEDKMEKGSAREGKTVWEIAEFYADAFRKDIQLLNILPPSVYCKATDFIKEQIEMVECLDKKGYTYTTNDGVYFDTSKFPDYGKMALLDVEGLEEGKRIAFSDEKKSKTDFALWKFSPKDQKRQMEWESPFGKGFPGWHIECSAMSIKFLGKHFDIHCGGVDHIPIHHTNEIAQAEACTGEKFVNYWLHGEFLIEEKGKMSKSAGEFLRLPTLINKGYSPLDYRYFLLMTHYRKKIKFSFDNLDAARNGFQNLKNKIKEIKTNTSNIEITDSNENVINYIDKFTKSINDDLNISEGLALTWEVMKDDKLNPNEKIFLVNDFNKILGLDLDKLEAEAISDIPSEITELANKRKEAKLNKDFKLADDIRRQIKELGYELLDKKGGEFDIKKL; this comes from the coding sequence ATGAACAAACTATTTCTTTACAATACTCTCTCACGTACCAAAGAGGAGTTTATCCCTATCGAGCAAGGTAAAGTAGGTATGTATTGCTGCGGTCCTACGGTTTATAATTTTGCACATATAGGAAACCTTAGGGCTTACTTCTTCGAAGACATTCTTAAAAGAGTTCTCCTCTACAATGGATATGACGTAACCCACGTCATGAACATAACCGACGTCGGACATCTTGTTTCCGATGACGATGAGGGCGAAGACAAGATGGAAAAGGGCTCTGCACGCGAGGGAAAAACCGTATGGGAAATTGCCGAATTCTACGCTGATGCTTTCAGGAAAGATATTCAACTTCTAAACATTCTTCCTCCTTCAGTTTATTGCAAGGCAACTGACTTTATTAAAGAACAGATTGAAATGGTTGAGTGCCTCGATAAAAAAGGCTATACATACACTACCAACGATGGAGTTTATTTCGATACAAGCAAGTTTCCCGATTACGGCAAAATGGCTCTGCTCGACGTAGAAGGTCTCGAAGAAGGAAAAAGAATTGCTTTCTCAGATGAAAAGAAAAGTAAAACCGATTTTGCTCTCTGGAAGTTTTCTCCTAAAGACCAGAAACGTCAGATGGAATGGGAATCTCCGTTTGGTAAAGGATTCCCCGGCTGGCATATTGAATGCTCTGCTATGAGCATAAAATTTCTTGGAAAACACTTTGACATTCATTGCGGCGGTGTTGACCATATACCGATTCACCATACAAACGAAATCGCACAGGCAGAGGCATGCACGGGCGAAAAGTTTGTGAACTATTGGCTCCATGGCGAATTTCTCATCGAAGAGAAAGGTAAGATGTCAAAATCAGCTGGCGAATTCCTCCGTCTGCCGACACTTATTAATAAAGGTTATTCACCCCTTGACTACAGGTACTTCCTGCTAATGACTCATTACAGAAAGAAAATTAAATTCTCTTTCGATAATCTTGATGCAGCCCGCAACGGATTTCAAAATCTTAAAAATAAAATTAAAGAAATAAAAACGAACACAAGTAATATTGAAATCACGGATTCAAATGAGAATGTAATCAATTACATTGATAAATTTACGAAAAGCATAAATGACGACCTTAACATATCTGAAGGTCTCGCATTGACATGGGAAGTTATGAAAGATGATAAATTAAATCCCAATGAAAAAATATTTCTTGTTAACGACTTCAATAAAATACTTGGTCTTGATCTGGATAAACTTGAAGCAGAAGCAATCAGCGATATACCTTCTGAAATCACAGAACTTGCTAACAAACGCAAAGAAGCAAAATTAAATAAAGATTTCAAACTTGCCGATGATATCCGCCGGCAGATAAAAGAACTTGGATACGAACTTCTCGATAAAAAAGGCGGTGAATTTGATATTAAAAAGTTATAG
- the tnpA gene encoding IS200/IS605 family transposase — MSSYRQIFYHIVFGTKGRQKTLTDSHSAELYKYIWGIVKNHNCHLFRINGVEDHIHLLCDLPPSVPLEVLVKDIKVASSLWLKKSTDFNDFKGWSEGYAAITISIKEKDIVIAYIKNQKEHHKKINFFDEYKKFLVDNGIEYNEKYLMK, encoded by the coding sequence ATGAGCAGCTACAGACAAATTTTCTATCATATTGTATTCGGTACTAAAGGTCGTCAAAAAACACTTACCGATTCGCACTCAGCTGAACTCTATAAATATATTTGGGGGATAGTTAAAAACCATAACTGCCATCTGTTTAGAATTAATGGTGTAGAGGATCATATTCATTTGCTTTGCGACCTGCCTCCTTCAGTACCACTTGAGGTCTTAGTAAAGGATATAAAAGTTGCGAGTTCTTTGTGGCTGAAGAAGAGTACTGATTTTAATGACTTTAAAGGATGGTCAGAAGGTTATGCAGCAATAACAATATCTATCAAGGAAAAGGATATCGTTATAGCATACATAAAAAATCAGAAGGAACACCATAAGAAGATTAACTTCTTTGACGAATACAAAAAGTTTCTTGTTGATAATGGAATAGAGTATAATGAGAAATATCTTATGAAGTAA
- a CDS encoding M20/M25/M40 family metallo-hydrolase, with protein MRLYFRYFFTFILLFISLNAVSQDNDLVVIRSIYSEALTSTVSYEMLRDLCKDIGGRLTGSKNANDAVKFIESRLKEMKVDNVYLQELKVRKWERGEKEVGYANTNKGRVNFNVCALGISVGTGDKGIEAKVVEVKNWDELRNLGKENVQGKIVFFSRAADQCGYTTGYGYGSSVDQRVRGAIEGARYGAVGVIVRSATVSYDNYPHTGVMRYNDSLTKIPAIAISTKDSDLLSNLLKEDKEMTFYFRTTCHQDEDTESFNVIGELRGSEKPEEIIVVGGHVDSWDLGEGAHDDGAGIVQTIEVLRIFQTLGIKPRHTIRFVGFMDEEIDQKGGRKYAEIVKAKNEIHLAAIETDGGGFTPHGFSFEVSEEKLQQYKDLQKYFEPYWLHLFVKGGGGVDISFLKETGTTLIGLITDSQRYFDYHHSANDVFENVNRRELQLGSASIAALVYLIDRYDIR; from the coding sequence ATGAGATTATACTTCAGATACTTTTTCACATTCATATTGCTTTTTATTTCATTAAACGCTGTATCACAGGATAATGATTTGGTTGTGATACGGAGTATTTACTCAGAAGCTCTGACGAGTACTGTTTCTTATGAGATGCTAAGGGATTTATGCAAGGACATCGGAGGAAGATTAACAGGGTCGAAGAATGCGAATGATGCGGTTAAGTTCATTGAGAGCAGGCTTAAAGAAATGAAAGTTGATAATGTTTATTTGCAGGAATTGAAAGTAAGGAAATGGGAAAGGGGGGAAAAGGAAGTTGGATATGCGAACACAAACAAGGGCAGGGTAAATTTTAATGTATGCGCACTTGGAATATCGGTGGGGACGGGTGATAAAGGTATAGAGGCGAAAGTTGTTGAGGTAAAAAACTGGGATGAACTAAGAAACCTTGGCAAGGAAAATGTGCAAGGCAAGATTGTATTTTTCAGCAGAGCAGCAGACCAGTGCGGATACACAACGGGATACGGATACGGGAGTTCGGTTGACCAGAGAGTCAGGGGTGCAATAGAGGGAGCGAGGTATGGAGCAGTTGGTGTAATTGTCAGGTCGGCAACAGTATCTTACGATAATTATCCTCATACAGGAGTGATGAGATACAACGATTCATTGACGAAGATACCTGCAATAGCAATATCGACAAAAGATTCGGACTTGCTAAGCAATCTTTTGAAAGAAGATAAAGAAATGACGTTTTATTTCAGAACGACATGCCATCAGGACGAGGATACAGAATCTTTTAATGTGATAGGAGAATTAAGAGGCAGCGAGAAACCCGAAGAGATAATAGTTGTAGGCGGTCATGTAGATTCGTGGGATCTGGGAGAAGGGGCGCATGATGACGGCGCAGGGATAGTGCAAACGATAGAAGTATTAAGGATTTTTCAAACGCTTGGAATAAAACCGAGGCACACAATAAGGTTTGTAGGGTTTATGGATGAAGAGATTGACCAGAAAGGCGGGAGAAAGTATGCAGAGATTGTAAAAGCAAAAAATGAGATTCACCTTGCAGCTATAGAGACAGACGGCGGAGGATTTACGCCACATGGATTCTCTTTTGAGGTGAGCGAAGAAAAACTACAGCAGTACAAAGATCTGCAGAAATATTTTGAACCTTACTGGCTGCACTTATTTGTAAAAGGCGGAGGAGGTGTTGATATAAGTTTTTTGAAAGAAACGGGAACAACTCTGATAGGATTAATTACAGATTCACAAAGATATTTTGATTATCATCATTCTGCAAATGATGTGTTTGAAAACGTGAACAGAAGAGAGCTACAGCTAGGGAGTGCATCAATAGCCGCATTAGTTTATCTTATTGACAGATATGACATAAGATAA